ttacatttatacccttacaaattataatgttaAACAGATGATAAACAtctcaaagaatataaataaaacaataaattatcacaatatatgatatttaattgaatacaactctttaatattttatattatatatgttaataatttttattatagtttgtgatgtttttatatgaaaaatattcataaaaaattataaagataaataatgctaatttgaagaaaataaaaagataaaagtaaTACTACCACTgtatattatcacaagttatataTAGATaggtaataatattaattattagattttatttaggtaatggtgaaaattaatgatttaaatagGGATATTTAAGAGAATATCTTTTAACGATATCattcagattttttaaattaaacaaaaagttaaaaaaaattaacttaataacttaatgacttaatagttaaaaatgttcattaagttaaaaaaataaataaatttaatgacttAACTGGTTAAAAGTaagtcaattaaattaaaaaaaaaacactcccTAAGGCCAACGGGCTTGTACGACACAAacatttgaataattaaatttaattttcgaGAAAACACTGAAAGAGAcgtgaattattttgttaaataggTAAGGTACCCAAATTGGAAGCTGGTGGGTTTTCAGAGAGCTATTACCGATTGCAATTTGGTTGATCTTGGAATCGATGGGTATCAGTTTACATGGGAGAGAGCTAGGGGCACTGAGAAATGGGTTGAAGAAGGGCTTGATCGAGCTTTTGCATATGAGGAATGGATTCAGCGTTTCAACAAGGTGAAAGTTTATAGCTTAGACTCATCTTGCTCTGATCATCTTCCTATCTTGTTGGATCCGAGCCCGCTTCAGCCTATTTCGAGACATAACCAATTTCGTTTTGAGAATACTTGGTTGTGTGAGGCTGACTGTAGTGATGTTATTCGGGATAGCTGGAGGTCCTATACTGgtgattttattcaacaaAGAATTATGGTGTGTGGGTCTGCTCTTATGGAGTGGGGAGGGCATTTTGCTCGAGATTTTCGAAAGCGAATTCGTGAATGCAAGAAGTGTATGGCTGCTTTACGGGGTAGGCGAGATAATGAGGGTGTGGTTGCTTTTACAGAAGCGAGACAGCGTTATAATGAGCTTTTGCATAGTCATGAGGTATTTTGGAAATAGAGAGCAAAGTCCTTGTGGTTAAAGGAAGGTGACAGGAACACTCGCTATTTCCATACTTCGGCCTCAGCCCGGAGAAGGCAGAATTCCTTCGAGTCTCTTCGAAATAATCAAGGAGACTGGTGTTCCAACCCAAAGGAGGTGGATGCTTTGATTGTGGACTATTTTCAGGACCTTTTCACCTCTGGTAGGTGTCATACTGCTGAAGTTACTCAGTGTGTAGATACAAGAATTACAAATGAGCATAATGCAATGCTTTTAGCCCCTTTTTTCTGACATTGAGGTTAAAGAAGCACTCTTTGAAATGCATCCAGACAAGTCTCCAGGACCCGACAGGATGAGCCCTGCTTTCTACCAAAAGTTCTGGCATATTGTGGGTAAGGATGTGATTTCGgcttgtttaaattttattcatgattGCTCTTTCCCAGTGGGCTTGAATGACACTTCAATTGTGCTAATACCGAAGAAACACAAACCTGAATTATTATCCGATATGAGACCAATTGCGTTATGCAATATGTTGTATAAGATAATATCCAAAATGTTAGCTAATCGCATGAAATCAGTGCTTGATGTGGTTATTTCAGACTCTCAAAGCGCTTTTATCCCGGGTCGAGTTATCACTGATAACATAATCATTTCGGCAGAAATTATGCATTTCTTGAAGCGGAAGAGACAAGGCAAAAATGGGGTAGCTGCTCTGAAAATTGATATGTCTAAGGCATATGACAGAATTGAGTGGAATTTTCTTCAGGCAATGATGCTTAAGATGGGATTTGATGCCAAGTGGGAGAAGTTAATTATGCTCTGCGTATCTACTGTCAGATATCATGTGCTACGGGAGGGAAAGGAAGTTGGGTCGATTGTCCTGGGTAGAGGCCTTCGACAGGGAGACCCATTATCGCCGTATTTATTCATTCTTTGCGCGGAAGGGCTAAGTTCTTTAATTCGAAGACAAGAACAGAATGGCTTACTTCATGGTGTGAGGATCACAAGAGGGGCTCCATCGGTCTCGCATTTGTTTTTTGCCGATGATAGCTTCCTTTTTTTCCGGGCCAATAACAATGAAGCTTCTTTAATCAAGCAGTTGCTGGAGATTTATGGTCGAGCCTCTGGCCAAGAGGTTAATTTCAACAagtcttcaatttcttttagcACTAATGTGATTGCATCTGTCACTCAGCAGGTTTGTGATATTCTTGCGGTTACCATGACCTCCAATCATGGAGCCTACCTTGGTCTTCCATCATATATTGGCAGGAACAAGAAAGAGGTGTTCAGGTATATTAGGGACAAGCTCTGGCAACGTCTTCAAGGCTGGAGTACGCGGATGCTTTCTCGGGCTGGAAAGGAGATTTTGTTAAAGACGGTAGCCCCTGCGATGCCTAATTATGCTATGGGTATTTATTTACTGCCCAAGGATTTGTGTAGAGAACTAGAAGTGTTGATGAACTCATTCTGGTGGCGTAGCAATCGAAGTGGAGGGAAAGGAATAAATTGGTCCAAATGGGAGAATCTGTGCAAACCAAAAGGATATGGTGGCCTTGGTTTTAAACAACTACATTTATTCAATATAGCGATGTTAGGAAAGCAAATGTGGAGCTGTTAACTTGTCCGGAATCTCTTGTGGCCAAGGTAATTAAAGCTCGCTACCATCCGCGCACCTCTGTTCTTCAAGCTTCTGTGGGGCATAATCCTAGTTATGTGTGGCGCTCTATTTTGGCTGCAAAGAATGTGGTAATTCAAGGGAGTAGACTGCAAGTTGGCTGCGGGAATATGATCTTCATTGGTAAGGATCCGTGGCTTCCTGATACTAATGATGGATTTGTTTCTTCTAATCTCAATGCAGAGCTTGCTGCAGCTCCTGTTAGCAGTTTAATGGTGCCTAATCAACGAGCTTGGGattatgatattatttcaGATCTTTTCAACACAAGAGACAAGGAGTTGATACTTCAAATTCCCCTTAGTTCCCGTCGAAATGCTGATGTGTGGTATTGGTTGGCTTATTCTCGCGGATGCTATTCAGTCCGTAGCTGTTATAAGTAGTTACACTCTCTTACCCCTGGCCCTTTCATAGGTGTGTGGCGCAAACTACGGAACTTGAATGTGCCGAATAAGGTTAAGAATTTTGTTTGGCGAGCGGCAACTAATGTGCTGCCTA
This window of the Citrus sinensis cultivar Valencia sweet orange chromosome 8, DVS_A1.0, whole genome shotgun sequence genome carries:
- the LOC127899255 gene encoding uncharacterized protein LOC127899255, with the protein product MSSRHRMKVGLCPVYILYMKVRYPNWKLVGFQRAITDCNLVDLGIDGYQFTWERARGTEKWVEEGLDRAFAYEEWIQRFNKVKVYSLDSSCSDHLPILLDPSPLQPISRHNQFRFENTWLCEADCSDVIRDSWRSYTGDFIQQRIMVCGSALMEWGGHFARDFRKRIRECKKCMAALRGRRDNEGVVAFTEARQRYNELLHSHEVFWK